The Triticum aestivum cultivar Chinese Spring chromosome 6D, IWGSC CS RefSeq v2.1, whole genome shotgun sequence genomic sequence TATATTCAGCCCTATAGGAGAGATTTTAGCAGCAAGAATTGGAGGCCAAACATGCTCTTTGCAACATCTACAGCAGCAACAAATGGTACCTCATTCGCATCAATTTGTGAAGAACTAACCAAACTTGGTAGTTTCTTACTTCTCCTTTATTCTTAATTACAGGTACAAGTGAAGCAATTGGCCTCCAGGGCATACGAGCAATGGGATAAACTAGAGGAAGTGGTGGTAAATGATACAGAACTTGTTACATATGAAGGCTTGTCATCGTTTCCTCGGGAAAAGCCCGGTTCGTCATGTACACTAGCGAGTAATGAAAGCATCATCAACTCAGGGTCTCAAAGTGTCGAGTATCTTGGCAAGTTGGGATCTAGAACAGCAACTTCCAATGCTACAATGGCGTCTAATAGCAGCAACTCCTTAGATTCCGTGGTAGCTATCCCAGCTAGTGATGCTATGTATTGGATCCCAAGCATAGCCGTTGACGACGATCACTTCAGTTGGAACAACTCTACTAACCTCGGTTGTTGGGATCAAGTTGATTAATTTTCCTCTATATTTTAGTAGCTATGGATGCAAGATGAATGCTCATATCTCATATGTGCAAAGGTGGATAAAGAGTAATAATAAGATAGCTCATGACGGAACTCAATTATGGTTGTGTACAGGGCCCCCCGAAATCCTGGGGCCCCCTCCCAGGTTTGCAGGTAGCCCATGGCCCAAGTCGCACATAGCCCACGTCGTCATGTATTCCTTCTTCCGTCGTGAGTTCGCCTGCGTTGTGACGATCCTATGTCCCCGGGGGCCTCGTTCGCGAATCACGCCGCGCCGCCGCTGAAGTAAATCCGCTCGTCGCCATGCACCTGAACGGACCCCTTGTGATCGTGAGTTCTTCCAAGTCCCCTTGTGCTTATCTTTGTCCGCGAGATGCCTCTGAATCTCTGATGTGCAGAGACAATCCCTTCCACTCATTTTTCCTTTCTGTTTGGTCACGTTTCAATGGTGTcgtaatagctactccctccgttccaaatagatgatccaactttgtactaaaattagtacaaagttgagtcatctattttggaacggagggagtagctcctaTGATGATTCGCATGTGCCGTAGTGAAAAATTTTAGTCCATCTGCCCGTTCCGCTGTTTCAATTGCTCTTGGTGTCGCACTGTTCATTGTTTGACTATTTCTTACTACACCGAGAGTCTTCTTTGTTGATTGCAAGTTAACTTAGAATTTCGACGATGGACTCGGCTATTACATCCATAGCTTCAATCCAAACATTGTTATATAAAAGGCCCACTCATACTCCTGTAAACATCAGGTAAATTTTCTGTTACTAATGAAGCTTTAAAAATTGACTTCAAACTGAGGATAATAGTTCAAATTCAAACATCAAACTTAAATCAGTGCTAATTCTAACCTATTCAATACTTTCTCTAGTAAACTCGTTCTACTGCTGAATCCTCAGTTGACATTTTTGTATTATTATGAAAGAAGATGATAATAATTCGCTAAGGAATGAGTCTGTACAAAGACGAGGTTATTATTTTGAGGCAAAACAAAATAAGGGCCTCGAGTTCTAGCTTCGCTCCGGACCCCAAAATATCAGGACCGGCCCTGGTTGTGTACATCACCCAGCGCAGAGGCTAGGGGTTTCCCTCTTTACAGAAGAAATTGGCAAAGCTTGGTTCTACTAGAAAAAAGGttgttagtggcgcaccagtttttgctattaatggcgcactataggtgcgccattattaacacgccactagtaacaaatagtaatggcgcacctatagtgcgccattactatctgacttagtaatggcgcactacatagaagtgcgccattactacatagaagtgcgccattactaacaattttttttcaaaaaaatttcaggaatttttttttcaattttttttcagaaaatgttttttcgtttttttcttaatctcgggtcactatggcttaatctcgggtcaatatgcttaatctcaagtcaaatcgcactccatggtcaaactttccgaaaggtcacccatcctcacactactccagccccaGCATGCTTAACTTCCctgttctatccaaccccagcaccagctcacttaacaggcacttgttgatatatctatcatatcaatcctattaaaccttgttgatgtctaggactttgttcatgttcatgagtgtgatgaaattttgaaaaaatatttcaaacttcccggtcattttttttctgttactagtgacacacctagcaaatggtgcgccattactaagtttgaattttttccattttcccccgctctagatcttaaaagcctcgtatctttgaccaaggtttgacccagtcatacacatagttatggcgcactttgtaaaggtgcgccattactatgtcaacttagtaatggcgcactacgccattactatgtgtatgactgggtcaaaccttggtcaaacttagtaatggcgcacttttcacctggtgcgccattactgtcttggttactaatggcgcacctacacatggtgcgccattactatttagtaatggcgcaccacatgtatagtgcgtcattagtgtccatattggctatagctatTTTTCTAGTAGTGGTTATTTAAACAAGCCTCTGAAGCTACCATAAAGATGACAACGAAAAGTGGAGGCTTATTAAAAGCAACTAGGGGGAATTTTGGCACTTATCGGTGATATTGAAAACAACAACGACGATGTCGATGGGGGGCCTTTTGGCATTTGTCCATTATGCGTCTCTCAAGCACCGCAGTCATCTGTGGGTACTTCGTGCCTGAGGTGCCAGCACTCGCGGATGACATAGTGACATGAAATGATCCGGCATGAGCATCGCCGATATAGGAGGGGTTTATCGGCTCCTTGCTTGCAAAGAATGAAGATCCGGTGACGCGGATGGTGCATTAACGACCAGAGTCGAAGTGGCATCCATGACAGGGCCCTCTCCCTGGTTGTGCACCAGTCTCCGGTGCTGCCGGGGTGATGCGAGAACAAGAATGGAAGATGGCCATGACCCAAAAAAAGGAAGGACGAGAAGAAGGGAAAAGGGTTCGTAGGTGAGTCCACCCACTGGCGAGCTTCTTAGGACATAGTTCCCCCTAAGAAGGGTAGCAAGCGAATGTGACCTAAGGACGCGCCATATATAAGGCGGACCTAGTGATCCCTTGAGGGGAGTGAAAGAAAATAACTAGGGCGTATCTACTTTCTTGGACAACTCCATGCACCTTCACGAGGCAAGGTTGGTTGTAATCGCTAGGACAGATCTCACCGATGATCCTCTAGATCCTCGGCAACCACTAGAATACTAAAGGTAGGAGTAGGATCTTACCTCCTCCCAGAagggtctgaacctgggtaaactttctGTGTTCCCTCCCTAAGCCCTAATTTGGTCGCCGTCTGCCCATATCAATAAATAGTCATCCATCGACGAAAATGTCGCACAAAACCAGTATAGTTGGCGCACAAGGTAGGGGATGGTGCACGCAGATCAGGCCAAGCATATCATAGTGGCTTGTTTGGCCTCGGAACCCCTTGAGCACACGACCAGCCAAGGCCCAACCCTCGGTCGTCTTTAGTACCACTACAGGGATGCAGGGAATCGACCAACGGTCAGGTCTTCCATTTCGAACGCCTATATTTCCGTGTGGATGCCACAGGCAAACTGGGTGGCGACAAAGACCACTCGGCCTCGGAAAGTGCCGGGAACCCTATCCCGTAGCCCCTGATGAAGGGGCCATGAAACGGTGATAAGACGCCTCTAAGGGCCCGGGACGAACGACTGGACGCATATCGGAATACTGACCTTCCTCTATCCAGGAGATGGATCCTTCatggtgttgggaaacatagtagaaaacaaaacaaatcatCCTACGAACAccgaggaacaatatgaaggtgcATTAGAGGATTGGATCATGATCGTTACCAACTCTGAGTTGTAGCGGAAgcagacgagtcggtgtagatcatacttggagtccatCGTACCGCCAATGAACGATCCCGCTAACCACCTTTGAGGCCCGGtttttggtttttgtaatatgataaaagtagacccgggggccatagctttcactagaagcttctctctcataaagatagcatacggtgggtagataaattactgttgggcaattgatagaaaagcgcatagttatgatgttagtcatggcaatgatcatgtatataggcattacgtccgtgacaagtagaccgaaatgattctacatctactattattactccacttcGAGAGCACTTCTATGATTGCTTCTctatgtattaagttcataacaaacagagtaatgcatggAGTATGATGACGTAATGTGGACggaataaaaccaagcaatatgattgaatcccgtcgttttacccttaatggcaacaatataaatatgtgcctcgataccccttctgtcacgaggtgaggacaccgcaagattgaacctactacaaaTCACCTCtctcactgaagataaatcaacctagttggccaaaccaaacacatagatcagagagaaatacaaagctataacaataatgcataataaagttcagcaaagactcaattactttcaatgaataatctaatcataaacacacaattcatcggatcccaacaaacacaccgtaaaagaagattacatcgaatagatcttcgaggagaacattgtattaaagattgGAGAgaaagaagaagtcatctagctaatagatatggacccgtaggtctgtggtagacTACTGACACATCATTTGTGGTGTAGCAAGaataatgtagaagccctccgtgatcaattccccctccggcaaagtacCGAAAAATGCCTCTAGATGGGATTGCAGAAGAGcaggagcttgcggcggcggaaaaattgTTTCAgatggctctctgttggtttggggatttATGGGAATTTATGGAGTTCGAATTAGGTCAAACAGAGCTGCTTGGGACCGATGAGCTCAGGTGGCGCCCCCTGGAGGCACGCCGTGTGAGCTCATGGCTCTCCCGtagatcttctggcctcctcccgaacgtTCTAGGGTCCCTTCTAGTCCAGGAAAAATCCCCATAGAGTtacatcgtgtttggacttcgtttggtactgattttcttaaaagccaaaaacaagaaaaaaacaaaaattagcactaggcactgagttaatatgttagtccccaaaaataagataaaattgcatataaagtatctaagattggtaatataatagGATGAACAATCAAAGTATCAACCCACTATGGATAGGCTGACTTGGGGGAGTGGGACAAGCCATCATGGCATACCCGTCTTGCGCCCAATGACCCCAGGTCCATACATCATCTCGAAAATCATGTCCAAATGACAAGTTCTCAGCGGGCCATGGCAGTGAGGAATGGGACCCTAGGTCCTGAAGGCCACAGACCAAGGGTATCAAAGACTGACCACCATGACCCTAAGTCGGCCCAACACACATGAGCGAAGGGCGAGCCCGATGCGCCGTCATGGGTGGCNNNNNNNNNNNNNNNNNNNNNNNNNNNNNNNNNNNNNNNNNNNNNNNNNNNNNNNNNNNNNNNNNNNNNNNNNNNNNNNNNNNNNNNNNNNNNNNNNNNNNNNNNNNNNNNNNNNNNNNNNNNNNNNNNNNNNNNNNNNNNNNNNNNNNNNNNNNNNNNNNNNNNNNNNNNNNNNNNNNNNNNNNNNNNNNNNNNNNNNNNNNNNNNNNNNNNNNNNNNNNNNNNNNNNNNNNNNNNNNNNNNNNNNNNNNNNNNNNNNNNNNNNNNNNNNNNNNNNNNNNNNNNNNNNCAGTTCCCAAGGGAGATGCGAGTGTGCTCCCGATAGGGCTCTAGCTGGGAGCCAGGGCAACCCCCAATCTCCCCGAAATTAATGATATGAGAAGAAGGCCATGAGTCTGTCACTACCCAGATTCTCAGGGCAGAGCTCCGAAGGGTTGAAAGTGTATGTAACCCGAGGACCAGCCATATATAAGGTGGAACCAGGGATCCCCTGAGGGCAGAGAGAGAGAAAACCTAGGACAGATCCACTTTCAAGAACACCTCCATCCACTGCTGCCAGGCAAGGTGGGTTGTAATTGCTAGGGCAGAACTCGTCGGTGATCCTCTAGATCCCTAATGACCACCTCAATACGACATCCAGGAGTATGGTCTTACCTCCTCCCCTGAGGGCACGAACCTAGGTAAACCATCTGTGTGCTCTCTCTAACCAGTCGATCGTCCATCGTCCGCCCCTACCGAACAAATAGTCGTCCACCGACGACACTATCGCACGAATACTATGACACCGGGGCTTCCTAGACAGTGCCACCTGCATCACGGTTTTTCCATAGGTGGAGGGGGTCTCCAGTGGTAGTAGCAACACGACATACCTTCCCTCCACCAACTACTCTGTAATGGCTATAATAATGGTGAATCGACATGTGAGCAGTTTGATTTTCAAACTGCCTAGACGAGTTTTGTACACAGATGTGACTATCGTGCTTGGCCCATCATCAGGGTCCAAGGGCAACGACCCATCATGGGGCTAGATTGCAGGTGGCGTCTACTAGGGCTAGTTTACGATAGTTTCTAGGTTATAACTAGAGACATACAACCCAACCGGTGCCACTTGTATCCCTCGACCCGTGTCGAAGAACCTAAATAAGGAAGCAATCTCAGGTGTTGATGTCGAGGTAGCGTTTTCGCGACGATCTTGGTGCTAGTGGTGTTGGTGAGCAGGTCGGTGGTTATGGCGGAGGTGTTTAGCAAGCCATCAATTTTGATGGTGGTTGTATCCAAGGGGTGCAGTGAAGAGGCTTTAGTGGTGGTGGCTCTGACGGCAACTTCTCTGAGGGTGGGTATGACGGTGCAGAAGTGTGAACCATGGTCTTGTCAACAATTCTTACGGTTAGAGATCAAAATTCCATTCCATTGAAGAAAATGGGGTGCCATGTACAAAGGAGAGTATTTAGAGAACGCTCCCTTCTTTCCGGTTTAGAGGGCTTATCTCAATTTTTTCCGATTTAAAGGGTCCATCTTCATATTATTTTTGGCGGTGTGACTTATATCCATGCATATTTTTTCCGGTTTAGAGGGCTTATCTCCATGCAGTGACTACTGTCCCCTCTATTCCCTATAAACTGGAAAGAAGGGAGTATATTGCTTCACTCACCATCTGACTTGATTGATTTCAGATTTGAGCCCTGTAAACCCGTGATGTCAGCCGCTCAAAACCCGTGACAGTCTTCTGGTCCAAGATGGCTCAGAGCATGAATCCTCGCCCAATGAAGGGGGTGTTGTCTGGTCCTGCCACAATCCTCAACTGGTCTTTTGTAGGGAACGACCGGCCAAGGTTTATACTGCTCCCTAGCTTGTTATATCTATTTTGATAGCCTTCAAATGGAGGTGTTTTAACTGCTAATCAGTTCTTGGTCTACAGGTTTGACACATGCTACCAGATTGCTCTTACCATGGTTGAGGATCTCGAAGCTGGTAGTACTCAGGTTTGTATAAAAGTTGTAGCTGTCTTGTCACCCTATCATTACTACCTCCATGTGGCATGTGTAACAAATACACTTTGGTCATTTGTAGGTTCTTTATGAGAAGTAACTAACTTTCTTAAACTTTTTCCTAGTTCCAGAATGTTACAAATTCTATTTTGGAGGATGGTGTAAAAATGATTGTAATGCAATATAAAAATAAATCAGCAAGGCTAGATCTTTGAAATTAGACACATAATGGAATGTGCCAAGTAATGGGCGTCAACTAAAACAAATTATTTGCAGGGCTCTTATCTGCTTTCTCTTATGCAACAGTTTGGCATGGGTTGAATTCATAGAAGTTTGACGGCATgctgattgtatgtgatgtttgtcAGCAACTAATATTGGTGTGTATGTGCAAGTTGGTCCTGGCCTTGTGTGCACATGGAAGTTCTCGTTGCGGAATCTGGTGGTTGTCCTCGTGGTCTCCGGCAATGGTGGTGCGCCGCCTTGTTTCTGGCACCGACGACAGGGTCCGCTCTAACGACTGCCTCCTTGGCTACCACTATTTAATTAGGTGAGTTCCCtgcctttcttctttcttcttctggacCTCCTAGCCTTCGAGCTATGTCCATACGCGATCTAGTGGTAGTGGTCTGGCCAACAATACTATGTTGTTATTGTTGACATGTTAAGGCTTAGTGATCTGCTCACTGTTAATgatcatgtgacgcccccgatttgaccgtacactaatcatgcacgcaaatgtgtacgatcaaggtcagggactcacgggaagatatcacaacacaactctacaacataaataagtcatacaagcatcataatacaagccaggggcctcgagggctcgaatacaagtgctcgatcacagatgagttaacggaagcaacaatatctgagtacagacataaggtaaacaagtttgccttaagaaggctagcacaaacagggatacagatcgaacgaggcgtaggcctcctgcctgggacctcctaactactcctggtcgtcgtcagcggcctgcacgtagtagtaggcacctccagtgtcgtaggtgtcgtcgtcgacggtggcgtctagctcctgggctccaacatctggttgcgacacccagatagaaaggaaagggggaaaagagggagagaagcagccgtgagtactcatccaaagtactcgcaagcaaggagctatactacatatgcatgggtatatgtgtaaaggggcatatcagtggactgaactgcagaatgccagaataaaaggggggatagctagtcctgtcgaagactacgcttctggccatctccatcttgcagcatgtagaagagagtagattgaagtcctccaagtagcatcgcatagcataatcctacccggcgatcccctcctcgtcgccctgttagagagcgatcaccgggttgtatctggcacttggaagggtgtattttattcggtatccagttctagttgtcataaggtcaaggtacaactccgggtcgtccttttaccgagggacacggctattcgaatagataaacttccctgcaggggtgcaccacataacccaacacgctcgatcccatttggccggacacacttttctgggtcatgcccggcctcgtaagatcaacgcgtcgcagccccacctaagcacaacagagaggtcagaacgccggtctaaccctatgcgcgcaggggtctgggcccatcgccctatgcacacctgcacgttgcatacgcggccggaagcagacctagcctagtggcgttccagtccaatccggcgcgcgccactcagtcgctg encodes the following:
- the LOC123141770 gene encoding 5-methyltetrahydropteroyltriglutamate--homocysteine methyltransferase, which translates into the protein MAQSMNPRPMKGVLSGPATILNWSFVGNDRPRFDTCYQIALTMVEDLEAGSTQLVLALCAHGSSRCGIWWLSSWSPAMVVRRLVSGTDDRVRSNDCLLGYHYLIRSLSLSLSAQRGSWIRCRRKFDPVVGEKSDRWNRLVEIG